Proteins encoded by one window of Paramixta manurensis:
- a CDS encoding SOS response-associated peptidase family protein: MCGRFTQYGTREDYLSYIHADPAQRDIPYDPEPVSRYNVAPGTKVLILSERNRRLHLDAVHWGYAPPWWHKPPLINARVETAASGKMFRALWQHGRAIVFADGWYEWKREGNGKQPFFIHRQDGQPLCMAAIGSTPFERDDENGGFVVVTAPAGQGLIDIHDRRPLVLPPAAALTWLRQDTPADQAEEIAKRESVPAECFRWHPVSRAVGNVKNQGEDLIRPL, from the coding sequence ATGTGCGGACGGTTTACCCAGTACGGCACGCGTGAAGATTATCTGTCATACATTCATGCAGACCCGGCTCAGCGGGACATCCCTTACGATCCGGAACCGGTCAGCCGGTACAATGTGGCGCCCGGGACAAAGGTGCTGATACTGAGCGAACGTAACCGGCGTCTGCACCTCGATGCCGTTCACTGGGGATACGCCCCGCCGTGGTGGCATAAACCCCCGCTCATCAATGCAAGAGTTGAAACGGCCGCGTCAGGGAAGATGTTCCGGGCACTGTGGCAACACGGTCGCGCGATAGTCTTTGCGGATGGCTGGTATGAATGGAAACGTGAGGGGAATGGCAAACAGCCCTTTTTTATACACCGCCAGGATGGCCAGCCGCTTTGTATGGCGGCAATCGGCAGCACGCCATTTGAGCGGGACGACGAAAACGGGGGCTTTGTTGTGGTGACGGCACCTGCCGGTCAGGGGCTGATCGATATCCACGACCGTCGCCCGCTGGTGCTGCCCCCGGCGGCCGCGCTTACCTGGCTGCGGCAGGATACCCCGGCGGATCAGGCTGAAGAGATTGCGAAACGGGAAAGCGTTCCCGCGGAATGCTTTCGCTGGCATCCGGTCAGCCGGGCGGTGGGCAACGTTAAAAACCAGGGTGAAGATCTTATCCGGCCGCTCTGA
- the umuC gene encoding translesion error-prone DNA polymerase V subunit UmuC — protein MFGLADVNTFYASCEALFRPDLRGKPVVVLSNNDGCVIARSQAAKALGIKMGVPWFQIKTQDFPAKVHVFSSNYALYHSLSQRVMSALEEMTPKVEQYSIDEMFLNLTGIDGCEDFEHFGRRLRAHVLATTGLTIGVGSGPSKTLAKSAQWASKEWPQFKGVLALTSDNPKRTEALLMRQPVEEIWGVGRRIGKKLNLLGITNALELARTHPAFIRKNFSVVLERTVRELNGESCIPLEEMPPTKQQIVCSRSFGSRITTKLAMQQALCQYATRAAEKLRGERQYCRHISVFVRTSPHTAGETFYSNTAGEKLTLPTQDTRDIIGVAMRALDRIWLDGHRYMKAGIMLGDFTPYGVSQLNLFDEDRPRKNSAKLMKVLDGINQSGLGSVWFAGQGIDTEWKMKRDMLSPAWTTRWSDIPVARVI, from the coding sequence ATGTTTGGTCTGGCCGATGTCAACACCTTTTATGCGTCCTGTGAGGCTCTTTTCAGGCCCGATCTGCGCGGGAAGCCTGTCGTGGTCCTCTCAAACAATGACGGCTGCGTGATCGCCCGCAGCCAGGCCGCAAAGGCCCTGGGCATAAAAATGGGGGTGCCCTGGTTTCAGATAAAAACACAGGATTTTCCGGCAAAGGTGCATGTCTTCAGTTCCAACTATGCGCTGTACCATTCGTTATCACAGAGAGTGATGTCGGCGCTTGAAGAAATGACGCCGAAGGTTGAGCAATACTCCATTGACGAGATGTTCCTGAACCTGACCGGCATTGATGGCTGCGAGGATTTTGAGCATTTTGGCCGGCGCCTGCGCGCCCACGTGCTGGCCACCACGGGCCTGACCATCGGCGTAGGCAGTGGCCCCAGCAAAACGCTGGCGAAATCAGCACAATGGGCCTCAAAAGAATGGCCCCAGTTTAAAGGCGTGCTGGCGCTGACATCTGACAATCCGAAGCGGACAGAGGCGCTGTTGATGCGACAGCCGGTAGAGGAAATATGGGGCGTCGGGCGCCGTATCGGAAAAAAACTCAACCTGCTCGGGATCACGAACGCACTGGAGCTGGCGCGCACGCATCCGGCATTCATCCGGAAGAATTTTTCGGTGGTGCTTGAACGAACGGTCCGCGAGCTTAACGGTGAGTCGTGCATTCCTCTGGAGGAGATGCCGCCGACAAAACAACAGATAGTCTGCAGCCGCAGTTTCGGCTCCCGCATCACAACGAAACTGGCCATGCAGCAGGCACTCTGCCAGTACGCCACGCGCGCAGCTGAGAAGCTGCGTGGCGAACGCCAGTACTGCAGGCACATCAGCGTGTTTGTCCGGACCTCGCCGCATACGGCCGGCGAGACCTTTTACAGCAACACGGCAGGGGAAAAACTCACTCTCCCCACTCAGGATACCCGGGACATTATCGGCGTGGCCATGCGCGCGCTTGACCGCATCTGGCTGGATGGCCACCGGTATATGAAAGCGGGCATCATGCTCGGTGACTTTACGCCGTACGGCGTCAGTCAGCTGAACCTGTTCGATGAAGATCGTCCCCGGAAAAACAGCGCTAAGCTGATGAAAGTTCTGGACGGGATAAACCAGTCGGGGCTGGGTTCGGTCTGGTTTGCGGGTCAGGGAATTGATACGGAGTGGAAAATGAAGCGGGACATGCTGTCACCGGCATGGACAACACGCTGGAGCGATATACCGGTTGCCCGTGTAATATGA
- a CDS encoding DNA methylase yields the protein MSRFILGDSVQVMAGFPSQAIDFILTDPPYLVGFRDRSGRTIAGDTTDEWLQPACNQMYRVLKKDALMVSFYGWNRVDRFAEAWKAAGFRIVGHLVFAKTYASKATFVGYTHECAYLLAKGRPQTPLKPLPDVLPWKYTGNRHHPTEKPVGSLQPLIESFTAPGAIVLDPFAGSASTCVAAARAGRRYIGIEMLPQYHAAGTQRLAMLRRAMQRPAANDDFLPEAA from the coding sequence ATGTCACGTTTTATTCTGGGCGATTCCGTGCAGGTGATGGCCGGTTTCCCGTCTCAGGCCATTGATTTCATCCTGACCGATCCGCCGTACCTCGTCGGCTTTCGCGACCGTTCCGGGCGCACCATCGCCGGCGACACCACCGACGAGTGGCTCCAGCCCGCCTGCAATCAGATGTACCGCGTGCTGAAAAAGGATGCGCTGATGGTGAGTTTTTACGGCTGGAACCGCGTTGACCGCTTTGCGGAGGCGTGGAAGGCCGCCGGTTTCCGGATTGTCGGCCACCTCGTTTTCGCCAAAACCTACGCATCAAAAGCCACCTTTGTCGGCTACACGCATGAGTGCGCGTATCTGCTGGCAAAAGGGCGCCCGCAGACGCCGCTTAAGCCGCTGCCGGACGTGCTGCCCTGGAAATACACCGGCAACCGGCATCACCCGACCGAAAAGCCGGTCGGCAGCCTGCAACCGCTGATTGAGTCCTTCACGGCGCCCGGCGCCATCGTGCTCGACCCGTTCGCCGGCTCCGCGTCGACGTGCGTCGCCGCCGCCCGGGCAGGACGCCGGTATATCGGCATCGAGATGCTGCCGCAGTATCACGCCGCCGGCACGCAGCGCCTGGCGATGCTTCGCCGCGCCATGCAGCGCCCGGCCGCGAACGACGACTTTCTGCCGGAGGCCGCGTAA
- the umuD gene encoding translesion error-prone DNA polymerase V autoproteolytic subunit codes for MIMLSPAERPSALRIPLFADRCAAGFPSPAQDYVEAELDLNELCITRRAATFFVRASGSSMEELGLYDGDVMIVDRAEQAAQGDIVIAEVSGEFTVKRLQLHPQVALLPMNPAYPVIYPEELQLLGVVTWFFHSTRARR; via the coding sequence ATGATTATGCTCAGCCCCGCTGAACGCCCTTCAGCCCTGCGTATTCCGCTTTTCGCAGACCGCTGCGCGGCCGGCTTCCCTTCACCGGCTCAGGATTACGTCGAGGCCGAACTGGACCTGAACGAACTGTGCATTACCCGGCGCGCGGCCACTTTTTTTGTCCGGGCCAGCGGCAGCAGCATGGAAGAGCTGGGTCTGTACGATGGCGATGTCATGATCGTCGATCGCGCAGAACAGGCCGCCCAGGGTGACATCGTGATCGCTGAGGTCAGCGGGGAGTTCACCGTGAAACGCCTTCAGCTGCATCCGCAGGTTGCGCTGCTGCCGATGAACCCGGCGTATCCCGTCATTTATCCGGAGGAACTGCAGCTGCTTGGCGTGGTCACCTGGTTTTTTCACAGCACCCGGGCGCGGAGGTAG
- a CDS encoding DUF1380 family protein: MYGTRKELTRELKRMFAAAEPLAILVWTADSVSALAEASAITEDEAERVLAEIGAITMDDHQAEGVSVATVRDLLAGIREAGGAGCPGRRPGLLKA, from the coding sequence ATGTACGGAACCCGAAAAGAACTGACCCGCGAACTGAAACGCATGTTTGCCGCCGCCGAGCCGCTGGCCATTCTGGTCTGGACCGCGGACAGCGTAAGCGCGCTGGCGGAAGCGTCCGCCATCACGGAGGACGAAGCGGAGCGCGTGCTGGCTGAGATTGGCGCCATCACGATGGACGACCACCAGGCGGAAGGCGTGTCGGTCGCCACGGTGCGGGACCTGCTGGCAGGTATCCGGGAGGCAGGGGGCGCGGGATGCCCCGGGCGCCGTCCCGGCCTGTTAAAAGCCTGA
- a CDS encoding antirestriction protein, which produces MHHASTVLNVEESDRLSFLPYLFDNDYLLAELFVYQMARNHLPAYEGGRWHFIRLPEGGGYMMPDCGPVRLVNPETGFDDTVGAEAAGIIITLLTINRRCRTHHDCDNAALTRLYLLRDAQLWHFAEAHPERAAIYAALN; this is translated from the coding sequence ATGCACCATGCAAGCACTGTCCTGAACGTGGAAGAGTCCGATCGTCTGTCCTTTCTGCCGTACCTGTTCGATAACGATTACCTGCTGGCCGAACTGTTCGTTTATCAGATGGCCAGAAACCATCTGCCGGCGTATGAAGGCGGCAGATGGCACTTCATTCGCCTGCCGGAGGGCGGCGGCTACATGATGCCCGACTGCGGCCCGGTTCGCCTGGTCAACCCTGAAACCGGCTTTGACGACACGGTCGGCGCCGAGGCGGCGGGAATTATTATCACCCTGCTGACCATCAACCGCCGCTGCCGCACCCATCACGACTGCGACAACGCCGCGCTGACCCGCCTTTACCTGCTGCGTGATGCCCAGCTCTGGCATTTCGCAGAAGCGCACCCGGAACGCGCCGCGATATACGCCGCGCTCAACTGA
- a CDS encoding cytoplasmic protein: protein MDGGSPLDQARDNFYRNHSYTLGDLEQDYRTELLRYSNDAWEAPQRAARLSAAVKRYKTYQMLCFIFDIAEESGLDFTPLVVKRVCAHLFGRQGSQKLIVDIFGRKGRENRSPDSAPSVTESTAGKYQQAADAHWQRTMKDIEKVKRDYQTAISASKKPENA from the coding sequence ATGGACGGGGGATCACCGCTGGATCAGGCACGGGATAATTTCTACCGGAATCACAGCTACACCCTGGGCGATCTGGAGCAGGATTACCGGACGGAGCTGCTCAGATACAGCAATGACGCCTGGGAAGCGCCGCAACGCGCGGCCCGGCTCAGCGCCGCCGTGAAGCGATATAAAACGTATCAGATGCTCTGTTTTATTTTCGACATCGCGGAAGAGTCCGGCCTGGATTTTACGCCGCTGGTCGTAAAAAGAGTGTGCGCGCACCTGTTTGGCCGCCAGGGTAGCCAGAAGCTGATCGTGGATATTTTTGGCCGGAAAGGGCGGGAGAACCGCAGCCCGGACAGCGCGCCGTCGGTGACCGAAAGCACGGCCGGAAAATACCAGCAGGCGGCGGACGCGCACTGGCAGAGGACGATGAAGGATATTGAAAAAGTGAAGCGGGATTACCAGACGGCGATCAGCGCGTCGAAAAAGCCGGAGAACGCGTAG
- a CDS encoding ParB family protein, which yields MRYEMRKTIGRTFEAPKNRTEGDESEAQLFLLSSGRKVYFKQVIIPAEEVEEKTFVVQETNGRDQLALTPESLKNITKTIKFQQFFPCIGIERPENKIEIIDGSRRRASAILVNAPLKVLVTKSALTTEEARQLARDIQTALEHNLREIGLRLQSLKAAGYNQKEIAQLEGLSQAKVTRALQAASVSNELVSVFPIQAELSFSDYKTLNGIEETLTNKNQSLDDLLKNIQPELQTVQADSSLADDEIKHRFMQIISRELRLLTQESKDRALVSSLWSFQNKDQFARKREKGRMFTYEFNRLSRELQSELDTAIAGVLKKHLN from the coding sequence TTGAGGTATGAAATGAGGAAAACAATAGGCAGAACGTTTGAAGCACCCAAAAATAGAACTGAAGGTGATGAAAGTGAGGCTCAGCTTTTCTTATTATCTTCCGGGAGAAAGGTCTATTTTAAGCAAGTTATTATTCCGGCCGAAGAAGTTGAAGAAAAAACATTCGTCGTACAGGAAACAAATGGCCGTGATCAGCTGGCCCTGACACCTGAATCGTTAAAGAACATAACTAAGACTATTAAATTTCAGCAGTTTTTTCCCTGTATTGGCATTGAACGACCTGAAAATAAAATTGAGATCATAGATGGCTCAAGACGGCGTGCGTCCGCCATTCTGGTTAATGCCCCATTAAAAGTTCTCGTAACTAAAAGCGCCTTGACTACAGAAGAAGCCCGGCAACTGGCGCGTGATATCCAGACAGCACTTGAACACAACTTACGAGAAATAGGGCTGAGATTACAGTCTTTAAAAGCCGCAGGTTATAACCAGAAAGAGATTGCCCAGTTAGAGGGGTTATCACAAGCTAAGGTTACGAGAGCACTTCAGGCTGCTAGCGTATCAAATGAACTTGTGTCGGTCTTCCCGATCCAGGCAGAACTATCATTCTCTGATTACAAAACCTTAAATGGCATCGAGGAAACTTTAACAAACAAAAACCAGAGCCTTGATGATCTTCTTAAAAATATTCAACCCGAGCTACAAACTGTACAGGCAGACTCTTCACTGGCTGACGATGAAATTAAACATCGGTTTATGCAAATTATCAGCCGTGAATTAAGACTGCTTACGCAAGAATCTAAAGACAGAGCTCTCGTTTCATCGCTGTGGTCGTTTCAGAATAAAGATCAATTTGCCAGGAAGCGTGAAAAGGGGCGGATGTTCACGTATGAGTTTAATCGCCTGTCTCGCGAACTCCAGTCAGAGCTGGATACAGCAATAGCAGGTGTATTGAAAAAGCACTTGAACTGA
- a CDS encoding DUF1281 domain-containing protein: protein MPNWCANRLLIRGQENEIARVKQLLNDEGYPAYARAEAEGIQLLMAGCAGLLRPVSATGYAPYPALTGEGPGDDTPQNRAFTQWLQLLNDQTALTEAACATLHELWLASGISGRTWDTLTGVQQEYIRALWEQKRHDWSGAFCINGTEESWNRLCRGEGYTRRAPLLDMQLLLPTRLDVEINGFNGGLLDGVPSGYSWYVSHYGVKWPQAFVDIAFQDAVSVTVDFDTPWSPPAEAVLSAMSSRYGVSIEHWYAEAGGSFCGRATYEGGDRTLVQSAELEWGEEDEDGGCEVAGPDWIMNNVAHFGG from the coding sequence ATGCCGAACTGGTGTGCGAACCGGCTGCTGATACGCGGTCAGGAAAACGAAATAGCGCGCGTGAAGCAGCTGCTGAACGATGAAGGGTATCCGGCGTATGCGCGGGCGGAGGCGGAGGGGATCCAGTTGTTGATGGCCGGCTGCGCGGGGCTGCTGCGCCCCGTCAGCGCAACAGGCTATGCCCCGTACCCGGCACTGACCGGAGAGGGGCCGGGGGATGACACGCCGCAAAACCGCGCGTTTACGCAGTGGCTGCAGCTGCTTAACGACCAGACGGCACTCACGGAAGCGGCGTGCGCCACGCTGCATGAGCTGTGGCTGGCCAGCGGTATCAGCGGACGCACGTGGGACACCCTGACGGGCGTGCAGCAGGAATACATCCGCGCGCTGTGGGAGCAAAAGCGCCACGACTGGTCTGGCGCATTCTGCATCAACGGGACGGAGGAGAGCTGGAACCGGCTCTGCCGGGGCGAAGGATACACCCGGCGGGCACCCCTGCTGGACATGCAACTGCTGCTCCCGACGCGCCTCGATGTCGAAATTAACGGCTTCAACGGCGGCCTGCTGGACGGCGTGCCGTCAGGGTACAGCTGGTACGTCAGCCATTACGGCGTCAAATGGCCACAGGCGTTTGTGGATATCGCGTTTCAGGACGCGGTGTCGGTGACAGTGGATTTTGACACGCCCTGGTCGCCGCCCGCCGAAGCCGTGCTGAGCGCGATGAGCAGCCGCTACGGTGTCAGCATCGAACACTGGTACGCCGAAGCGGGCGGCAGCTTCTGCGGTCGCGCGACGTATGAAGGCGGCGACCGGACGCTGGTGCAAAGCGCGGAGCTGGAGTGGGGTGAGGAGGATGAAGACGGGGGCTGTGAGGTGGCAGGGCCGGACTGGATCATGAACAACGTGGCGCATTTTGGCGGCTGA